In Patulibacter sp. SYSU D01012, a single window of DNA contains:
- a CDS encoding 3-hydroxyacyl-CoA dehydrogenase NAD-binding domain-containing protein → MSFIFKAAVVGAGTMGGQIAQTIAAAGLDVVLKDVKQELVDHGIAEARKVTERQVGKLVKKGKLDEAQAAAQVDEIVGRIHGTLSYDGFGDVDFVIEAVPEKLEIKQAVFAELDAVTPGHAILASNTSGLMISDIAAATVRPDKVIGCHYFFPAAVMPLLEIVEGELTSPDTVQTAYAFAQLTKKQPIVVAECPGFVVNRILAAGISEIFRAQEEGGLSIQKIDDGLKGKTLPMGPFTLMNSLGLDPSQHLQAQMVEEYDGGDTSPAARFYAHRRQGELVAQGDLGLKTGEGFYKADGSPNVEGDADPDVDAIANLAHLAQVREAALLIEEGVCGHRDVDLGMAAGTGLDPRRGILPPLVKADVDGLDTILERFEAAAEEHGERFEAPVLLRRLVAQGRLGAKSGQGFYTYPQYDDEQPAEKVKLETRGDAVIAWLDNPPMNSISPQVVADLKTVWQHLEAKGARAVVFASASPMSAVFSAGADIKAFTTMDASGGKGLMDDAHAVFREFGRSSIVTIAAVNSIAFGGGSELALATDIRIAARSAVFGQPEVKLGLIPGFGGTQRLRRLVGDAKALELNLVGDPILADEAYAHGLVNAVVDDHELIDVALNWARRLAGQAPLAVGKIKQVSTVADLDEGIEAEKDGFAEIFGSEDAKEGISAFLGKRDARWQGK, encoded by the coding sequence ATGTCGTTCATCTTCAAGGCCGCCGTCGTCGGCGCCGGGACCATGGGCGGGCAGATCGCGCAGACGATCGCCGCCGCCGGCCTCGACGTCGTCCTCAAGGACGTCAAGCAGGAGCTCGTCGACCACGGGATCGCCGAGGCGCGGAAGGTCACCGAGCGCCAGGTCGGCAAGCTCGTGAAGAAGGGCAAGCTGGACGAGGCCCAGGCCGCCGCGCAGGTCGACGAGATCGTCGGCCGCATCCACGGCACCCTCAGCTACGACGGCTTCGGCGACGTCGACTTCGTCATCGAGGCCGTCCCCGAGAAGCTCGAGATCAAGCAGGCGGTCTTCGCCGAGCTCGACGCCGTCACCCCGGGCCACGCGATCCTCGCGTCGAACACCTCGGGCCTGATGATCTCGGACATCGCCGCCGCGACCGTCCGCCCGGACAAGGTCATCGGCTGCCACTACTTCTTCCCCGCGGCCGTCATGCCGCTGCTCGAGATCGTCGAGGGCGAGCTCACCTCCCCCGACACGGTGCAGACGGCCTACGCCTTCGCGCAGCTGACGAAGAAGCAGCCGATCGTCGTCGCGGAGTGCCCGGGCTTCGTCGTCAACCGCATCCTGGCGGCCGGGATCTCCGAGATCTTCCGCGCCCAGGAGGAGGGCGGCCTGTCGATCCAGAAGATCGACGACGGCCTGAAGGGCAAGACCCTGCCGATGGGCCCGTTCACGCTGATGAACTCCCTGGGCCTGGACCCCTCGCAGCACCTGCAGGCGCAGATGGTCGAGGAGTACGACGGCGGCGACACCTCGCCGGCGGCCCGCTTCTACGCGCACCGCCGCCAGGGCGAGCTCGTCGCGCAGGGCGACCTGGGCCTGAAGACCGGCGAGGGCTTCTACAAGGCCGACGGGTCCCCGAACGTCGAGGGCGACGCCGACCCGGACGTCGACGCGATCGCCAACCTGGCCCACCTGGCGCAGGTGCGCGAGGCCGCGCTGCTGATCGAGGAGGGCGTCTGCGGCCACCGCGACGTCGACCTGGGCATGGCCGCCGGCACCGGTCTGGATCCGCGCCGCGGCATCCTGCCCCCGCTGGTGAAGGCCGACGTCGACGGCCTCGACACGATCCTCGAGCGCTTCGAGGCCGCGGCCGAGGAGCACGGCGAGCGGTTCGAGGCGCCGGTGCTGCTGCGCCGGCTGGTCGCGCAGGGCCGTCTGGGCGCGAAGAGCGGCCAGGGCTTCTACACGTACCCGCAGTACGACGACGAGCAGCCGGCGGAGAAGGTCAAGCTCGAGACGCGCGGCGACGCCGTCATCGCGTGGCTCGACAACCCGCCGATGAACTCGATCTCGCCCCAGGTCGTCGCCGACCTGAAGACGGTCTGGCAGCACCTCGAGGCGAAGGGCGCCCGCGCCGTCGTCTTCGCGTCCGCCTCGCCGATGTCCGCCGTCTTCTCGGCCGGCGCCGACATCAAGGCGTTCACGACGATGGACGCGTCGGGCGGCAAGGGCCTCATGGACGACGCGCACGCCGTGTTCCGCGAGTTCGGCCGCTCGAGCATCGTGACGATCGCCGCGGTGAACTCGATCGCGTTCGGCGGCGGCTCCGAGCTGGCCCTGGCGACCGACATCCGCATCGCCGCGCGCTCCGCCGTCTTCGGCCAGCCCGAGGTCAAGCTCGGCCTGATCCCGGGCTTCGGCGGCACGCAGCGCCTGCGGCGCCTCGTCGGCGACGCGAAGGCCCTCGAGCTCAACCTCGTCGGCGATCCGATCCTGGCGGACGAGGCCTACGCGCACGGGCTCGTCAACGCGGTCGTGGACGACCACGAGCTGATCGACGTCGCCCTGAACTGGGCGCGCCGGCTCGCCGGCCAGGCCCCGCTCGCCGTCGGCAAGATCAAGCAGGTCAGCACGGTCGCCGACCTGGACGAGGGCATCGAGGCCGAGAAGGACGGCTTCGCCGAGATCTTCGGCTCCGAGGACGCCAAGGAGGGCATCTCGGCCTTCCTCGGCAAGCGCGACGCCCGCTGGCAGGGCAAGTAG
- a CDS encoding NAD-dependent deacylase, translated as MTDAATDPAALDRLAALVRDAGSVVALTGAGISVPSGIPDFRTPGTGLWANVDPMEVAHVDVWRRDPQRFWAFYGDRFARYGGLAPNRAHDALVELGARGHLDVVLTQNIDGLHQRAGFPDVVELHGSIAGAHCPACGERTPLGRVLRLIEEATDGVPRCPACGGVLKPDVVLFGDLLPEAAIRRAEELARGADLLLCIGSSLEVWPVSDLPATTLRRGGQLAVVTIGDTPYDDAAAVRLRGDVVDELEGLVAALNRLGD; from the coding sequence ATGACCGACGCCGCCACCGACCCCGCCGCCCTCGACCGCCTCGCCGCCCTCGTGCGCGACGCGGGCTCGGTCGTCGCGCTGACGGGGGCCGGCATCTCGGTGCCCTCGGGCATCCCCGACTTCCGCACCCCCGGCACGGGGCTGTGGGCGAACGTGGACCCGATGGAGGTCGCGCACGTCGACGTCTGGCGCCGCGACCCGCAGCGCTTCTGGGCCTTCTACGGCGACCGCTTCGCGCGCTACGGCGGCCTGGCGCCCAACCGCGCGCACGACGCGCTGGTCGAGCTGGGGGCCCGCGGGCACCTCGACGTGGTGCTCACCCAGAACATCGACGGCCTGCACCAGCGGGCCGGCTTCCCCGACGTCGTCGAGCTGCACGGCAGCATCGCGGGGGCGCACTGCCCCGCGTGCGGCGAGCGCACGCCGCTCGGCCGGGTGCTGCGGCTGATCGAGGAGGCCACGGACGGCGTGCCGCGCTGCCCCGCGTGCGGGGGCGTGCTGAAGCCGGACGTCGTCCTCTTCGGCGACCTGCTGCCCGAGGCGGCGATCCGCCGCGCCGAGGAGCTGGCGCGCGGCGCCGACCTGCTGCTCTGCATCGGCAGCTCGCTCGAGGTCTGGCCCGTGTCCGACCTGCCGGCCACGACGTTGCGGCGCGGCGGGCAGCTCGCCGTGGTGACGATCGGGGACACCCCGTACGACGACGCGGCGGCCGTGCGGCTGCGCGGCGACGTGGTGGACGAGCTCGAGGGCCTGGTCGCGGCCCTCAACCGCCTCGGCGACTGA
- a CDS encoding lytic murein transglycosylase: MTLSTRKLLVGLSAAGAMAAGFGATVQAGAQARTLEVTLAGGRVLQITVDVPVNTPLDQIPLPDLGGTVIRVREASAPAATTDAAPATPTTTDAAPAAPAPPATTPGATPAAPPAGTTTSTAPTPSAGDEDEDDAKADKAAKRKKAEAARKKREAAAERKARRDRTDGRKVTRTATEQATPATPQGTATTETAPDAGTTPADPLAAAPVGVPNYFIDKFRIPPFLLPIYQAAGIQYGVRWEILAAINEIETDYGRNLNVSSAGALGWMQFMPATWKQYGVDANGDGKADPYNPVDAIFAAARYLKAAGAQDDIRRAIFAYNHADWYVDSVLMRARVVSGLPEDLVGSLTGLTQGLFPVASDEASYAGDDTNRKARTTTATGRNAAKAVESADRREIDVEAPAGSPAVAVQDGTVVGLGENAALGRYVRLRDVYGNTYTYAGLGRLARLHPVAKDEDAAGAASAEDEGDAKDPAPTAAATAGEQPRSGGAPDATAKRAPTPDAQAPRQGPVATDSGDAAAEGRVYANPLRPNVRLQDGDEQPAAEPEDHGSYSSYLATIPGGLTAADVRLETLRKGSRVMAGTVLGRIGRPSGDSDAKPHVRFEIRPAGKGSPRVDPKPILDGWKLLETTAVLRAKDTTPLFRAGEGASAGQILLMSKAQLQARVLADPNLDVYAAGRQQIRAGAVDRRVLATLEYLTANGLRIGVSSLRRPGAITSAGNVSEHDSGNAVDISSVNGITITKETQGPGSITEQTIRLLLGLQGTMKPHQIISLMTFAGADNTMYLPDHADHIHVGFRPSVRGDAELGEQVAQILKPGQWIKLIDRIGDIDNPTVLETPSKYAVRTPKAQDRARTGD, translated from the coding sequence ATGACGCTGTCGACACGGAAGCTGCTCGTCGGACTGTCCGCCGCGGGCGCGATGGCCGCCGGCTTCGGCGCGACCGTCCAGGCGGGCGCCCAGGCGCGGACGCTCGAGGTCACCCTCGCCGGCGGGCGCGTCCTGCAGATCACCGTCGACGTCCCCGTCAACACGCCCCTCGACCAGATCCCGCTGCCGGACCTGGGCGGCACGGTCATCCGCGTGCGCGAGGCCTCGGCCCCCGCCGCGACGACGGACGCCGCCCCGGCGACGCCGACCACCACCGACGCCGCGCCTGCCGCGCCCGCACCGCCCGCCACCACGCCGGGCGCGACGCCCGCCGCCCCGCCGGCGGGGACGACCACCTCGACCGCTCCGACGCCGTCCGCCGGCGACGAGGACGAGGACGACGCGAAGGCCGACAAGGCCGCGAAGCGCAAGAAGGCCGAGGCCGCACGGAAGAAGCGGGAGGCCGCCGCGGAGCGGAAGGCGCGACGCGACCGCACGGACGGACGCAAGGTCACGCGGACCGCGACGGAGCAGGCGACCCCGGCCACCCCGCAGGGGACCGCGACCACCGAGACCGCGCCGGACGCCGGCACGACGCCGGCGGACCCGCTGGCCGCCGCCCCCGTCGGCGTGCCCAACTACTTCATCGACAAGTTCCGCATCCCGCCGTTCCTGCTGCCGATCTACCAGGCCGCGGGCATCCAGTACGGCGTGCGCTGGGAGATCCTCGCCGCGATCAACGAGATCGAGACGGACTATGGGCGCAACCTGAACGTCTCGTCCGCCGGCGCGCTCGGCTGGATGCAGTTCATGCCCGCGACGTGGAAGCAGTACGGGGTCGACGCGAACGGCGACGGCAAGGCCGACCCGTACAACCCCGTCGACGCGATCTTCGCCGCCGCGCGGTACCTGAAGGCCGCCGGCGCGCAGGACGACATCCGCCGCGCGATCTTCGCCTACAACCACGCGGACTGGTACGTCGACTCCGTCCTGATGCGCGCCCGCGTGGTGAGCGGGCTGCCCGAGGACCTCGTCGGCAGCCTCACCGGGCTGACGCAGGGCCTGTTCCCGGTGGCCTCGGACGAGGCCTCCTACGCCGGCGACGACACCAACCGCAAGGCCCGCACGACGACCGCGACGGGTCGCAACGCCGCGAAGGCGGTCGAGTCCGCCGACCGCCGCGAGATCGACGTCGAGGCGCCCGCCGGATCCCCCGCCGTCGCCGTCCAGGACGGCACGGTCGTCGGGCTCGGCGAGAACGCGGCGCTCGGCCGCTACGTCCGCCTGCGCGACGTCTACGGCAACACCTACACGTACGCCGGACTCGGCCGGCTGGCCCGTCTGCACCCCGTCGCCAAGGACGAGGACGCCGCCGGCGCGGCGAGCGCCGAGGACGAGGGCGACGCGAAGGACCCCGCCCCCACGGCGGCCGCCACGGCCGGCGAGCAGCCGCGCAGCGGCGGCGCGCCCGACGCGACGGCGAAGCGGGCCCCGACCCCGGACGCGCAGGCCCCCCGCCAGGGCCCCGTCGCGACGGACAGCGGCGACGCCGCCGCGGAGGGCCGCGTGTACGCCAACCCCCTGCGCCCGAACGTGCGGCTGCAGGACGGCGACGAGCAGCCCGCGGCGGAGCCGGAGGACCACGGCTCGTACTCGAGCTACCTCGCCACGATCCCGGGCGGCCTGACCGCCGCCGACGTGCGCCTGGAGACGCTGCGCAAGGGCTCGCGGGTCATGGCCGGCACCGTCCTCGGCCGCATCGGCCGGCCCTCGGGCGACAGCGACGCGAAGCCGCACGTGCGCTTCGAGATCCGCCCGGCGGGCAAGGGCTCGCCGCGCGTCGACCCCAAGCCGATCCTCGACGGCTGGAAGCTGCTCGAGACGACCGCGGTGCTGCGCGCGAAGGACACCACGCCGCTGTTCCGCGCCGGCGAGGGCGCGTCGGCCGGCCAGATCCTGCTCATGAGCAAGGCGCAGCTGCAGGCGCGGGTCCTCGCCGACCCCAACCTGGACGTCTACGCGGCCGGCCGGCAGCAGATCCGCGCCGGCGCCGTCGACCGGCGCGTGCTCGCCACCCTGGAGTACCTGACGGCCAACGGGCTGCGGATCGGCGTCTCGTCGCTGCGGCGCCCCGGCGCCATCACGAGCGCGGGCAACGTCTCCGAGCACGACTCCGGCAACGCCGTCGACATCTCCTCCGTGAACGGCATCACGATCACGAAGGAGACGCAGGGCCCGGGCTCCATCACCGAGCAGACGATCCGCCTGCTGCTCGGCCTGCAGGGCACGATGAAGCCGCACCAGATCATCTCGCTGATGACCTTCGCGGGCGCCGACAACACGATGTACCTGCCGGACCACGCGGACCACATCCACGTCGGCTTCCGTCCCTCGGTGCGCGGCGACGCCGAGCTCGGCGAGCAGGTCGCCCAGATCCTCAAGCCGGGGCAGTGGATTAAGCTGATCGACCGGATCGGCGACATCGACAACCCCACCGTCCTGGAGACGCCGTCGAAGTACGCCGTCCGCACGCCGAAGGCGCAGGACCGGGCCCGCACGGGCGACTGA